The Podospora pseudopauciseta strain CBS 411.78 chromosome 2 map unlocalized CBS411.78m_2, whole genome shotgun sequence genome has a window encoding:
- a CDS encoding uncharacterized protein (COG:I; EggNog:ENOG503NV6P), which yields MSTFSEPKPGLNPEQLSFFHTNGYLIIPSALPPTTVTNLLNQTHSLLSSLDITTHPLTKFSTGGQDGTDHVGDDYFLSSGDKIRFFFEQDAFGPDGQLTKPKHLAVNKIGHFLHGLSPPFAELLKGVPGQRALPKDVAKDLGFEDPRCLQSMVICKQPEIGGAVPPHQDSTFLYTDPPSAVGFWYALEDATRENGCLSFLPGSHLWSRIRQRLVRGGRTGTEMVENEGRQFPRDTREMKYGEDKKVEEEEYVMGEVKAGDLVLIHGNLLHKSERNLSKKGRMIYTFHVIEQGEGYKYDERNWLQPPEGGFTRLYQ from the coding sequence ATGTCCACCTTCTCGGAACCCAAACCCGGCCTCAACCCGGAACaactctccttcttccacacCAACGGctacctcatcatcccctcggccctcccacccaccaccgtcaccaacctcctcaaccaaacccactccctcctctcctccctcgacatcaccacccaccccctgaCAAAATTCTCCACCGGCGGGCAAGACGGCACCGACCACGTAGGCGACGACTACTTCCTCTCCTCGGGCGACAAAAtccgcttcttcttcgagCAAGACGCCTTTGGCCCCGACGGCCAACTCACAAAACCCAAACATTTAGCCGTCAACAAGATCGGTCACTTTCTCCACGGCCTCTCCCCCCCGTTTGCGGAACTGTTGAAGGGGGTGCCAGGGCAGAGGGCGTTGCCAAAAGATGTAGCAAAGGATCTCGGGTTCGAAGACCCAAGGTGTCTGCAGAGCATGGTTATCTGCAAGCAGCCCGAGATAGGGGGAGCGGTGCCGCCTCATCAGGATAGCACGTTTCTGTACACCGACCCTCCGTCTGCGGTTGGGTTTTGGTATGCGCTTGAGGATGCGACGAGGGAGAATGGGTGTTTGAGTTTTTTGCCTGGGAGCCATCTTTGGAGTCGGATCAGGCAGAGGTTGGTcagaggggggaggacggggacggagatggtggagaatGAGGGAAGACAATTTCCGAGGGATACGAGGGAGATGAAGTATGGGGAGGATAAAAAGGTAGAGGAAGAAGAGTACGtcatgggggaggtgaaggcgGGTGATTTGGTGCTGATTCATGGGAATTTGCTTCACAAGAGTGAGAGGAATTTGAGCAaaaaggggaggatgatttATACTTTTCATGTTATTGagcagggggaggggtacaAGTATGATGAGAGGAATTGGCTGCAGCCGCCGGAGGGGGGGTTCACGAGGTTGTATCAGTGA
- a CDS encoding uncharacterized protein (EggNog:ENOG503P23J): MSSGNGWLSRQRKSDLVDLADAIGLTNYEKLLKSDLEQAIDEFVSASPARFQANPKLKGYFSSRARSENSPVKREFPPVTLDATVTKTVAKRRQTLPVKEEVVVDPAESASPSPATSPEAPEDESESLSTALVRTPGRALSLASRLPQLPATPADVAASVERSTALVKTRLNTLYSESKIPEATHQTREWLSTVHSVLSTIALFELYKLRQELLPDRYAFTIPAINLLGTHDHPVKLPDMFALVTASFWGPALTWFLTSFLLPSLVGYFFNLSAAHSSSGPAVATRGRPRKDVGQEYAVDPLTFSIVKALATYVVYAQGVTFGGLIDPVNVGRINGAVYSGWKGVLVGTAVGGLVSFYDAVLRK, from the exons ATGTCTAGCGGAAACGGATGGCTGTCGCGCCAGCGCAAGTCGGATCTCGTTGATCTGGCGGATGCGATCGGGCTCACAAA CTATGAGAAGCTTCTCAAGTCGGATCTCGAGCAGGCCATCGACGAGTTCGTCAGCGCCAGCCCGGCGCGGTTTCAGGCCAACCCCAAGTTGAAGGGGTACTTCAGCAGTCGCGCGCGTTCAGAAAACTCGCCGGTGAAGCGGGAGTTTCCTCCTGTGACTTTGGATGCGACTGTGACCAAGACAGTTGCCAAGAGGCGGCAGACCTTGccggtcaaggaggaggttgtggtcGA TCCCGCCGAGTCTGCTTCCCCATCGCCGGCTACTTCTCCGGAGGCTCCTGAAGATGAATCTGaatccctctccaccgccctcgtTCGCACCCCCGGCCGCGCCCTCAGCCTCGCCTCTCGCCTTCCCCAACTTCCTGCCACCCCAGCAGACGTTGCCGCATCGGTGGAGCGTTCCACGGCTCTCGTTAAGACCAGGCTTAACACGCTTTACTCCGAGTCTAAGATCCCCGAGGCGACGCACCAAACGAGAGAATGGCTTTCGACGGTTCACTCTGTTCTGTCGACGATCGCCCTGTTTGAGCTCTACAAGCTCCGCCAAGAACTTCTACCAGACCGCTATGCGTTTACTATTCCGGCAATCAACCTTTTGGGCACGCATGATCATCCCGTCAAGCTCCCGGATATGTTTGCTTTGGTGACGGCGTCATTTTGGGGCCCGGCGCTTACGTGGTTCTTGACGTcgttcctcctccccagtcTGGTTGGCTATTTCTTCAATCTCTCGGCCGCGCACTCGTCTTCTGGACCGGCTGTGGCCACACGGGGCAGGCCAAGAAAAGACGTCGGACAGGAGTACGCAGTTGATCCGCTGACATTCAGCATCGTCAAGGCTTTGGCGACGTATGTGGTCTATGCGCAGGGAGTCACCTTTGGCGGCCTGATTGACCCAGTGAACGTTGGGAGAATTAACGGGGCTGTCTACTCGGGGTGGAAGGGTGTGCTTGTCGGCACAGCAGTCGGTGGGCTGGTGAGCTTCTATGATGCCGTCTTGAGGAAGTGA